From Glycine soja cultivar W05 chromosome 4, ASM419377v2, whole genome shotgun sequence, the proteins below share one genomic window:
- the LOC114409515 gene encoding proline-rich extensin-like protein EPR1, giving the protein MRKSSKFHKALVLGFRAPLLLLVCLCFANSAAVTTNEAFTGTEVNIDGKFLHTKPFPIEEKTLPIPLFKPVPTLVPIVKPIPMPLPKPLPIPVFQKPIPKWIPDIKPVPNPIPIVKPIPIPVFPIPVFKKPIPDVKPIPKPSPIVEKPKPKPCPVAKKPIPIPVIKKPIPKSIPIVKPIPKPSPIVKKPLPIPVIKPIPKPTPLVKPVPIPVFKPIPKPFPIVKKPLPIPVLKPVPTPVPIVKPIPIPMFKPIPKPIPIPMFKPIPKPFPVVKKPLPIPVIKPVPMPIPIFKPIPIPVFKPIPKPIPIPVFKPIPKSIPIPLFKPIPKPQPIPVTKPLPYQVPIVKPPIPVSKPFPKPTPVVKKPLPNPVTKPIPKPVPIVKPIPIPVFKPIPKQIPIVKKPLPFPVTKPIPKSIPIPVFKPVPAPFPIVNKPLPIPVIKTIPKPIPIPVFKPVPKPLPFQKKPLPIPAIKPVTKPVPMVKPIPIPTFKPFPKPFPFTKKPLPIPMMKPIPKPFPMVKKPPPIPISKPIP; this is encoded by the exons ATGAGGAAGAGTTCCAAATTTCATAAGGCGCTTGTGTTGGGCTTCAGGGCGCCCCTGTTGCTTCTTGTATGCTTATGTTTTGCCAATTCTGCTGCTGTAACTACTAATGAAGCCTTTACAG GAACTGAGGTGAACATTGATGGCAAGTTTTTACATACAAAGCCATTTCCAATAGAGGAAAAGACCCTGCCAATACCATTGTTTAAGCCTGTACCAACGTTGGTTCCAATTGTTAAACCTATACCAATGCCTCTTCCAAAGCCTCTACCTATCCCAGTTTTCCAAAAGCCTATACCAAAGTGGATTCCAGATATTAAGCCTGTACCAAACCCAATTCCAATTGTGAAGCCAATTCCAATTCCAGTGTTCCCAATCCCAGTATTTAAGAAGCCAATTCCAGATGTTAAGCCAATACCAAAGCCATCTCCCATAGTGGAGAAACCAAAGCCAAAGCCATGCCCGGTAGCCAAGAAACCTATTCCTATTCCAGTGATTAAGAAGCCTATACCTAAGTCAATTCCAATTGTTAAACCAATTCCAAAGCCATCACCAATAGTGAAAAAGCCACTACCTATTCCCGTAATTAAGCCTATACCAAAACCAACTCCACTTGTAAAGCCAGTTCCTATTCCAGTGTTCAAGCCCATTCCAAAGCCATTTCCAATAGTGAAAAAGCCTTTACCTATTCCGGTACTTAAGCCTGTGCCCACGCCAGTTCCAATTGTTAAGCCAATTCCTATTCCAATGTTCAAACCCATTCCCAAGCCAATTCCTATTCCAATGTTCAAGCCCATTCCAAAGCCATTTCCAGTCGTTAAAAAGCCTCTACCTATTCCAGTAATCAAGCCTGTGCCTATGCCAATTCCAATTTTTAAGCCAATTCCTATTCCAGTATTCAAACCCATCCCCAAGCCAATTCCAATTCCAGTGTTCAAGCCCATCCCAAAGTCAATTCCTATTCCATTGTTCAAACCTATCCCAAAGCCTCAACCTATTCCAGTAACAAAGCCTTTACCCTATCAAGTCCCCATTGTTAAGCCACCTATTCCAGTGTCCAAGCCCTTCCCAAAGCCAACACCAGTAGTTAAAAAGCCTCTACCTAATCCAGTAACAAAGCCTATACCAAAGCCAGTTCCCATTGTTAAGCCAATTCCTATTCCAGTGTTCAAGCCCATCCCCAAACAAATTCCAATAGTGAAAAAGCCTCTACCTTTTCCAGTAACTAAGCCTATACCCAAGTCAATTCCAATACCAGTATTCAAGCCTGTCCCAGCACCATTTCCAATAGTGAACAAGCCTCTACCTATTCCAGTAATTAAGACCATACCAAAGCCAATTCCTATCCCAGTGTTCAAGCCAGTCCCAAAGCCCCTTCCATTTCAGAAAAAACCTCTACCGATTCCAGCAATTAAGCCTGTAACCAAGCCAGTTCCAATGGTTAAACCAATTCCAATCCCAACATTCAAGCCTTTCCCAAAGCCATTTCCATTCACGAAAAAGCCTTTACCTATTCCAATGATGAAACCTATACCAAAGCCATTTCCAATGGTTAAAAAGCCCCCACCTATCCCAATTTCTAAACCTATTCCATAG